The Acetomicrobium flavidum genome window below encodes:
- a CDS encoding efflux RND transporter permease subunit, with protein MTPWEFAVKKPITTLMIFLAVLLIGGVSLIGIRVDLLPEYEPPIILAITTWQGAAASDVEQEVTKEVEDRMATIQGLDKLTSTSSDGVSAVVLRFKWGEDLDARMGDARDQINVIRRNLPDDADDPILIKVSSSAMPIMLVIFKAGPTFPGLYHLVDNDVTKQVQQVPGVGSVSVFGGERREIQILFDAEKLKAFNLSPQQIYSILQQEHYNLPAGSFKEGLMEYQIRVPGRFKLPSDMGYTIVGTFNGKPIYLKDVAKVVDGYQEPTTFGWSDGARSVVMMVTKNTDANTVQVINGVKTRLQEIKSTILPPDVDYFIGYDQSKFILNSLSQLASTLLYGIILVFIVTYVFLRRMPGTLAICGAIPFSLIATFIVMRLMGYTVNLMTLSALTVASGMVVDNAIVATDQVIYHIEQGEKREIASVLGAGEVGGALMGSTLTTLAVLIPLIFITGLVGIFFSSLSVVMSLSIALSWVVSLTFIPMVGSKTFKTREDKFFIHRYTKRYLAILEHYYALTIDWALRNRKKVIALAGLCVFFTIWAFSVIGTELVPKSDTGSIRVSFRLPEGTRVEETERVAKELMTYAMNNIPELENVFIYGGSSGSGIGALRGESSNTGNVGIELIPKGERKRSGFQVASQVREYLNNKPGFEAVSSGLSSPIMTGGSSKPIVIELYGDDINELLQIGDMVKKKIEQIPGAVDVEVAQKTSRPEVWVDVDKQRAALLGVRTSDIAHALRDYYYGVQLDEDYWQGADNYEVWLRLDPEQRHSWDTLNKLLVPSVSGEMIRLTNVAKLSEEAGPPEIHRKNRQRYITIELDTEGRSLGQVAGDVQNVLKELNLPIRTDISGDVEDLRDTFRQMAFLILLGMILVYMVMSGQYEAFLDPFVIMFSVPFALTGAVGGLLLTGQYLSLMGLLGIIMLIGTVVNNAIVLVDYVNLLRARGYTMYQALVEGGERRLRPILMTTLTTIFGMLPMAISRGEGAEIWRPLAISVSGGLCFSTLVTLILVPVVYSLVEEKIRRKPRFAEAKGGLSR; from the coding sequence ATGACTCCGTGGGAATTTGCCGTAAAGAAGCCAATCACTACGCTGATGATATTTCTTGCGGTACTGCTTATCGGAGGCGTGTCATTAATTGGCATAAGAGTTGATCTTTTGCCGGAATATGAGCCGCCCATTATACTTGCCATCACGACTTGGCAAGGAGCTGCTGCTAGCGACGTCGAACAGGAGGTCACGAAAGAGGTTGAAGATCGCATGGCAACTATCCAGGGGCTTGACAAGCTGACCTCTACGTCCAGCGACGGTGTCTCTGCAGTGGTCCTTCGCTTTAAATGGGGGGAAGATTTGGATGCGAGGATGGGCGATGCTCGCGACCAGATAAATGTCATACGCAGAAACTTACCTGACGATGCTGATGACCCCATACTCATCAAGGTCAGCTCAAGCGCGATGCCCATAATGTTGGTGATCTTCAAAGCTGGACCAACTTTCCCTGGTTTGTATCACTTGGTTGACAATGACGTTACTAAACAGGTTCAACAGGTTCCAGGTGTGGGAAGCGTCTCGGTCTTCGGCGGGGAGCGCCGCGAGATCCAAATATTGTTTGATGCAGAGAAGCTTAAAGCGTTCAACCTTTCGCCTCAGCAGATATATTCCATATTACAACAAGAACACTACAATTTGCCGGCAGGTAGTTTTAAAGAAGGGTTGATGGAATACCAGATACGTGTGCCTGGAAGGTTTAAGCTTCCTAGCGATATGGGTTATACGATCGTTGGGACCTTCAACGGCAAACCCATTTACCTTAAGGATGTAGCTAAAGTCGTGGATGGCTATCAGGAGCCAACCACCTTTGGATGGTCTGACGGTGCTCGTTCCGTGGTCATGATGGTGACAAAAAATACCGATGCCAATACCGTTCAGGTTATCAACGGGGTAAAAACTCGTCTTCAGGAGATAAAAAGCACCATTTTACCTCCTGATGTCGATTACTTTATAGGCTATGATCAGTCGAAGTTTATCTTAAACTCATTGTCCCAGTTAGCTTCAACCCTGTTATATGGAATAATCCTGGTATTCATAGTTACATACGTGTTTTTGCGCAGGATGCCGGGTACCCTTGCCATATGTGGTGCTATACCCTTTTCGCTGATCGCTACATTTATCGTTATGCGATTAATGGGATACACAGTTAATTTGATGACTCTATCGGCACTTACCGTTGCCAGCGGGATGGTTGTCGATAATGCCATAGTTGCGACAGATCAAGTTATCTATCATATAGAGCAAGGAGAGAAGCGTGAGATCGCTTCCGTGCTTGGAGCCGGTGAGGTTGGCGGTGCCCTGATGGGATCTACCTTGACTACTCTGGCGGTTTTGATTCCGCTAATTTTCATTACAGGGTTAGTTGGCATATTCTTTTCTTCGTTGTCAGTGGTCATGTCGCTTTCCATTGCCCTGTCTTGGGTTGTATCTCTGACCTTTATACCTATGGTAGGAAGCAAGACCTTTAAAACGCGCGAGGATAAGTTCTTTATACATCGCTATACTAAGCGCTACTTGGCAATCCTTGAGCATTATTACGCTTTAACTATCGATTGGGCTTTGCGCAACAGGAAGAAAGTAATAGCTTTGGCAGGGCTTTGCGTATTTTTTACCATTTGGGCATTTTCCGTAATCGGTACGGAATTGGTGCCGAAATCGGATACCGGAAGCATCAGGGTAAGTTTCCGTTTGCCCGAAGGCACCAGGGTGGAGGAAACGGAAAGGGTTGCTAAGGAATTAATGACCTATGCTATGAACAATATCCCGGAGCTTGAAAACGTATTTATATACGGAGGAAGTTCGGGAAGCGGAATAGGCGCTTTACGCGGTGAATCGTCAAACACTGGAAACGTTGGGATTGAACTGATTCCAAAGGGAGAAAGGAAACGGTCCGGCTTCCAAGTGGCATCCCAGGTCAGGGAGTACTTGAACAATAAACCCGGCTTTGAAGCTGTAAGCTCCGGCTTAAGTTCACCAATAATGACTGGCGGAAGCTCCAAACCCATTGTCATTGAGCTTTATGGTGACGATATAAACGAGCTTCTTCAAATTGGGGATATGGTGAAAAAGAAAATAGAACAAATTCCTGGAGCTGTCGATGTCGAAGTCGCTCAAAAGACGAGCAGGCCTGAGGTTTGGGTTGATGTGGACAAACAAAGAGCCGCATTACTGGGCGTTAGGACGAGCGATATAGCCCATGCCTTGAGAGACTATTACTATGGTGTTCAACTCGACGAAGACTATTGGCAGGGAGCGGACAATTACGAAGTATGGCTTAGACTTGATCCCGAACAGAGACATTCGTGGGATACGCTAAATAAGTTGCTTGTGCCTTCTGTAAGCGGGGAGATGATACGGCTTACAAACGTAGCTAAGCTAAGCGAAGAGGCCGGTCCTCCGGAAATTCACAGAAAGAACAGACAGCGATATATCACCATAGAGTTGGATACGGAAGGCAGGTCTTTAGGCCAAGTTGCTGGTGACGTCCAAAACGTCCTTAAAGAACTTAATCTTCCGATTAGAACGGATATAAGCGGTGACGTGGAGGACTTGCGTGACACCTTTAGACAGATGGCATTCTTGATATTGCTTGGCATGATCTTGGTCTACATGGTCATGTCCGGGCAGTATGAGGCCTTTTTGGACCCCTTTGTCATCATGTTCAGTGTGCCCTTCGCTTTAACGGGCGCAGTTGGAGGGTTGTTGTTGACTGGCCAATATCTATCGCTAATGGGGTTGCTTGGTATAATAATGTTGATCGGGACAGTGGTCAATAATGCCATCGTGCTTGTCGATTACGTAAACCTTCTTCGTGCAAGGGGGTACACTATGTATCAGGCCCTGGTTGAAGGTGGAGAACGAAGGTTGCGCCCTATATTGATGACCACTCTAACCACCATATTTGGTATGCTTCCCATGGCAATAAGCCGAGGCGAAGGCGCCGAGATATGGAGGCCATTGGCTATTTCGGTGTCTGGCGGCTTATGCTTTTCCACGTTAGTTACCCTGATACTGGTGCCCGTGGTATATAGCCTAGTCGAAGAGAAGATACGCCGCAAACCCAGGTTTGCCGAAGCAAAGGGAGGATTGTCCCGATGA
- a CDS encoding PG0541 family transporter-associated protein — translation MKFIWIFCNQSIAPEILDLLDSLGVDGYTVWRHVLGHHRGCRTHWGDAVWPGENWAILVVDNADKAWYVVEELKKMKQRRAIHNAGLRAFVQDGELMV, via the coding sequence ATGAAATTCATTTGGATATTTTGTAACCAAAGCATTGCGCCTGAAATCCTTGATCTGCTCGATAGCTTAGGGGTAGATGGATATACTGTTTGGAGGCACGTACTGGGCCATCATCGCGGCTGTCGTACCCATTGGGGCGATGCGGTTTGGCCCGGAGAGAACTGGGCCATATTGGTCGTAGATAACGCTGACAAGGCGTGGTATGTGGTTGAGGAGCTAAAAAAGATGAAACAGCGTCGTGCAATACATAATGCAGGTTTGCGTGCTTTCGTGCAAGACGGGGAGCTTATGGTATAA
- a CDS encoding pyridoxal-phosphate-dependent aminotransferase family protein: MLKPHKLVMIPGPTPVVRSIQDQMGRETIAFGDAQFIEDFRSVVKDLKELWRCDGQAFVIAGSGTLAMEMAMANISKPGDSVLVCSNGFFGDRYVDICRRRGLQVDVISAPWGKSVTPEDVEGKLSKKKYDIVTATHVETSTGVMAPIAEIGKITKEHDALFVVDGVAATGGAEEYLDTMGIDVLISCSQKAFGVAPGLALLWASKKALDKRKSLGTIVDSYMDFEKWLPVMEDPSKYWGTPPINLIWALKQSLEIIKEEGLEERYARHKKQAAVVDEAVSSMGFSVLADKAFRAPTLAVYLYPEEAGIDDAKFRAIAADEGIYIAGCLGNYAGKGFRMGHMGNIDKHILISAVAAIERTAVRNGIKLELGRALGILQRGLIEESINQI; the protein is encoded by the coding sequence ATGCTTAAGCCACACAAGCTTGTGATGATACCGGGGCCTACGCCAGTGGTACGATCCATTCAAGATCAGATGGGAAGAGAGACGATAGCCTTCGGAGATGCCCAATTTATTGAGGATTTTAGAAGCGTCGTGAAGGATTTAAAGGAGCTTTGGCGGTGCGATGGCCAGGCATTTGTCATCGCAGGTTCGGGGACTCTGGCCATGGAAATGGCCATGGCTAACATATCTAAGCCAGGCGATTCAGTGCTAGTATGTTCGAACGGCTTTTTTGGCGACAGGTACGTGGACATATGCAGGCGTCGCGGATTGCAAGTAGATGTCATCAGCGCTCCATGGGGAAAGTCGGTAACGCCCGAGGATGTAGAAGGTAAATTGTCTAAGAAAAAATACGATATCGTAACGGCAACCCATGTCGAGACTTCGACCGGCGTCATGGCTCCTATAGCTGAGATAGGAAAAATTACGAAAGAACATGATGCCCTTTTTGTCGTCGATGGCGTAGCAGCGACTGGTGGCGCAGAAGAATACTTGGATACCATGGGAATTGACGTATTGATCAGCTGTTCCCAGAAGGCCTTTGGGGTGGCTCCAGGGCTGGCCTTGCTTTGGGCTTCCAAGAAAGCTTTGGACAAACGTAAATCCCTTGGAACCATCGTAGATTCCTACATGGATTTCGAGAAGTGGTTGCCGGTCATGGAAGATCCGTCTAAATATTGGGGTACGCCTCCCATTAATTTAATATGGGCATTGAAACAATCTTTAGAGATAATAAAGGAAGAAGGCCTCGAAGAAAGATATGCTCGCCATAAGAAGCAAGCTGCTGTGGTCGACGAAGCCGTCTCATCCATGGGATTTTCCGTGCTTGCCGATAAAGCCTTTAGGGCCCCGACCTTGGCGGTATATTTATATCCCGAAGAGGCAGGCATTGATGATGCCAAATTTAGAGCCATAGCGGCTGACGAAGGAATTTATATAGCTGGCTGTCTTGGAAATTATGCAGGCAAAGGCTTTAGGATGGGCCATATGGGAAATATAGATAAACACATATTGATATCAGCTGTTGCAGCTATAGAAAGGACTGCGGTGCGAAATGGAATTAAGTTGGAGCTAGGTAGGGCATTGGGCATTTTGCAAAGGGGTTTGATAGAAGAAAGTATCAATCAGATCTAG
- a CDS encoding alanine/glycine:cation symporter family protein, whose amino-acid sequence MDVLDIIKFINSILWNYVLIFLLCGTGIYYTFRLRFVQVRYFTKALNQVFGGIKFFGEKAGKEGMSSFQSLATAIAAQVGTGNLAGAATAIVSGGPGAILWMWMSAFFGMGTIFAEAILAQVYKKKDLDGQVVGGPAYYISSGFGSRKLAVFFSVAIIVALGFIGNMVQSNSISDAFEKAFNIPSLYVGIGLAILGGLIFFGGIGRIVSFTEKIVPIMAVLYIVGGLCVLFMNLDMIIPAFKMIFVGAFNPRAATGGLIGATVKEAVRYGVARGLFSNEAGMGSTPHAHAVAKVRYPAEQGLAAMIGVFVATFIVVNMTVFVILATGVLDGQTTGIALTQKAFTSAFGAFGDTFVAICLFFFAFSTVVGWYYFGEANIRYLFKLKGLTPYRILVMLFIVLGATLKVELVWELADTFNGLMVIPNLIALLGLAKVVSRELEKFSECEK is encoded by the coding sequence GTGGATGTTCTTGACATCATAAAATTCATCAACAGTATTTTATGGAATTATGTGTTGATCTTCTTGCTATGTGGAACAGGTATTTATTATACATTTCGTTTAAGATTCGTGCAAGTTCGTTACTTTACAAAAGCATTAAATCAAGTCTTTGGCGGTATTAAATTCTTTGGTGAAAAGGCAGGAAAGGAAGGTATGTCTTCGTTTCAGTCTCTTGCAACTGCAATTGCTGCCCAGGTGGGCACAGGTAATTTGGCTGGGGCAGCGACAGCAATTGTTTCTGGTGGGCCTGGTGCCATTTTATGGATGTGGATGAGCGCCTTCTTTGGAATGGGCACCATATTTGCCGAGGCGATACTTGCGCAGGTGTATAAGAAAAAGGATTTGGATGGCCAAGTGGTCGGAGGGCCTGCCTATTATATAAGCAGCGGATTTGGAAGCAGAAAGCTTGCCGTGTTTTTCTCCGTTGCCATAATTGTAGCTCTAGGTTTCATAGGCAATATGGTGCAGTCAAATTCAATAAGTGATGCCTTTGAAAAGGCCTTTAACATTCCTAGCCTGTATGTGGGAATAGGTTTAGCCATACTGGGCGGCCTGATATTTTTTGGAGGAATTGGTCGAATTGTTTCTTTTACGGAAAAAATAGTTCCTATAATGGCTGTACTGTATATTGTTGGGGGACTCTGTGTATTATTTATGAACCTGGATATGATCATTCCGGCATTTAAGATGATCTTCGTCGGTGCCTTTAATCCCAGGGCTGCCACAGGAGGCTTGATAGGTGCGACTGTCAAAGAAGCTGTAAGATACGGGGTGGCCAGAGGCCTATTTTCCAACGAAGCAGGAATGGGTTCTACGCCACATGCTCACGCGGTAGCGAAGGTGCGTTATCCTGCCGAGCAGGGTCTGGCCGCTATGATTGGCGTATTTGTGGCTACGTTCATTGTAGTAAATATGACAGTGTTCGTCATTCTTGCTACAGGCGTACTCGACGGACAAACAACGGGTATAGCCCTCACGCAGAAGGCCTTTACGAGTGCCTTCGGTGCCTTTGGCGACACCTTTGTGGCTATATGTTTATTTTTCTTTGCCTTTTCTACTGTCGTGGGGTGGTATTACTTTGGTGAGGCAAACATACGCTACCTTTTTAAGCTAAAAGGTCTCACGCCTTATAGGATTTTAGTCATGCTTTTTATAGTTTTGGGTGCTACTTTGAAGGTGGAACTGGTATGGGAGTTGGCCGATACTTTTAATGGTTTGATGGTCATACCTAACCTTATTGCGTTGTTGGGATTGGCTAAAGTCGTTTCCAGAGAGCTTGAAAAATTCTCTGAATGTGAAAAATAA
- a CDS encoding NAD-dependent epimerase/dehydratase family protein: MSTILVTGGAGFIGSHISDALIDDGHKVVVVDDLSQGNLKNLNPNAVFYRLDICDPSLELVFEKERPEYVCHHAAQIDVRKSVVDPMYDARVNINGFLNILSCSVKRGVKGVIFASSGGVVYGEPEVLPVPEVHPKGPLSPYGVSKLSSEYYLYYYNKVFGLPYIALRYANVYGPRQDPLGEAGVVAIFSNKMLRGEVPTIYGDGNQVRDYVYVGDVARANLLSLRQLDSISLPSSIDDHAFNIGTSVGTSVNELYSLLSSIIGFKERAIHDEPRKGELYRTFLNIDKAKDKLGFKPSVSLRDGLEMTVNYFRAMK, translated from the coding sequence ATGTCTACCATTTTAGTAACGGGGGGAGCTGGCTTTATTGGATCTCATATTTCAGATGCTCTTATCGACGATGGACATAAGGTCGTTGTGGTAGATGACCTTTCACAGGGCAACCTTAAGAATCTTAACCCAAATGCTGTATTTTACAGACTCGATATATGTGATCCTTCTTTAGAGTTAGTATTTGAGAAAGAGCGTCCAGAGTATGTGTGTCATCACGCAGCTCAAATTGACGTTCGAAAATCAGTTGTTGACCCAATGTATGACGCCAGGGTCAATATAAATGGTTTTCTCAATATCCTGTCCTGTTCGGTAAAAAGAGGAGTTAAGGGGGTAATATTCGCATCATCTGGCGGTGTCGTTTACGGCGAACCTGAGGTCTTGCCGGTGCCGGAAGTTCATCCTAAAGGTCCCCTTTCGCCCTACGGCGTGAGTAAACTGTCATCTGAGTATTATTTATACTACTACAACAAGGTTTTTGGACTTCCCTATATAGCCCTCAGATACGCCAATGTATATGGCCCCAGGCAGGATCCGCTTGGAGAAGCCGGTGTCGTTGCAATATTTTCTAATAAAATGTTGCGGGGTGAAGTTCCTACAATATATGGCGATGGCAATCAAGTTAGAGATTACGTTTATGTGGGCGATGTGGCAAGAGCAAACCTTCTTTCTCTGCGACAATTGGATAGCATTTCTCTTCCTTCCTCCATAGACGATCATGCCTTCAATATAGGCACATCGGTGGGAACTTCAGTCAATGAATTGTATTCGTTGTTAAGCAGCATAATCGGCTTTAAAGAAAGAGCTATACACGACGAGCCGAGAAAAGGAGAGCTATACAGGACTTTTTTGAACATCGATAAAGCCAAGGACAAGTTGGGGTTTAAACCTTCCGTTTCTTTACGCGATGGCTTAGAAATGACAGTAAATTATTTCAGAGCGATGAAGTAA
- a CDS encoding universal stress protein → MKILKSGVMIQMARKILVGVDLSKMSESLIAYSHSIAHRLNDEVIYIHVLPRLSSLWRGYEPWIPPQIGDEVKQIAHKKISYWIQKAEDQFKDLPVHEHKILIEEGSPGEVIIQKAKEENVSLIIVAYKGHSTMEHILIGSTTTTIARHAPCSVLIYRPGFEIM, encoded by the coding sequence ATGAAAATACTAAAAAGCGGGGTGATGATACAGATGGCGAGAAAGATCCTTGTCGGCGTTGATTTAAGCAAGATGTCGGAATCATTGATAGCCTATTCCCACAGCATAGCACATCGACTTAATGATGAAGTGATATATATTCACGTACTGCCACGTCTTTCTTCTCTATGGAGGGGTTATGAGCCCTGGATCCCGCCCCAAATTGGAGATGAAGTTAAACAAATAGCTCACAAAAAGATATCTTATTGGATTCAGAAGGCAGAGGATCAGTTCAAAGATCTACCTGTACATGAGCACAAGATCCTGATAGAAGAAGGTTCTCCCGGGGAAGTCATAATTCAAAAGGCGAAGGAAGAGAACGTTTCTCTCATCATCGTTGCATATAAGGGACATAGCACGATGGAGCACATCTTAATTGGAAGCACCACGACAACCATTGCTCGCCATGCTCCATGTTCAGTTCTTATTTATCGTCCTGGTTTTGAGATAATGTAA
- a CDS encoding glutamine synthetase III family protein, with protein MLDRPTSYFGRYVFSEKVMRERLPKNVFEQLTNALNGGPQKLNIRIADVVAAAMKEWATSLGATHYAHWFHPRTELTAEKHMAFLSVDEKGTPLETFTGSELIQGEPDASSLPSGGMRSTFEARGYTAWDPTSPAFIIPTEKGGTLCIPSIFLSWDGTPLDMKMPLLKAITAIEERSLKLMRLFGNRGVRWVKVTVGAEQEFFLIDETLARRRPDIVLCGRTILGCPPPKGQQLEDHYFGAIHPRVLAYMDDVEIEMHKLGIAVKTRHDETAPCQFEFAPQFTEANLATDQNQIMMTLMKRIARHHNLRLLLHEKPFAGINGSGKHTNVSLLDSEGFNLLEPSNNQRRNVQFLAFLGALILGVSKYSSLLRASVASPGNMHRLGGFEAPPAIMSIYLGNTLTDVLDRLEEGFPEEIPTSGMMDLGLNKLPSIKKENSDRNRTAPLAFTGNKFEFRATGASQSIAGPLTMLLAIWAWGIEEITNRIESRLGSSDITDATLDVLRGVAKESANVRFEGNCYDESWHEEAVRRGLPIANTTPEALSYYLIPENRELLSNLGIMTDREITAYYETRLEQYIKTVDVEMAVMEDMIRRGILPSISKQITQEGNAFERAISLYDEDFECWRGQIRSLCETKEQLIKKLKELGQFRKKISETNLDESASLMTHDGLKLMNEIRALSDAAEAWISDDIQPYPPYRDLLVIQ; from the coding sequence ATGTTGGACAGGCCCACATCTTATTTTGGGCGTTACGTATTCAGTGAAAAGGTAATGCGAGAACGCTTGCCCAAAAATGTATTTGAACAGCTCACCAATGCTCTAAACGGAGGGCCGCAAAAATTAAACATTCGAATAGCCGACGTAGTCGCCGCGGCAATGAAGGAATGGGCGACATCGCTTGGTGCAACGCACTATGCTCATTGGTTTCATCCAAGAACAGAACTGACTGCCGAAAAACATATGGCGTTTCTATCTGTCGATGAGAAAGGAACACCCCTAGAAACCTTCACTGGAAGTGAACTCATTCAGGGTGAACCTGATGCATCGTCTCTTCCGTCAGGAGGTATGAGAAGCACCTTCGAAGCACGAGGTTATACGGCATGGGATCCCACAAGCCCGGCTTTCATAATACCGACCGAAAAAGGCGGGACGCTTTGTATTCCCTCTATATTCCTTTCCTGGGATGGCACCCCGTTGGACATGAAAATGCCACTTTTAAAGGCAATAACGGCCATAGAGGAGAGATCCCTGAAATTAATGCGACTCTTTGGCAACAGAGGCGTGCGATGGGTTAAGGTCACCGTAGGCGCTGAGCAGGAGTTTTTTTTGATAGACGAGACATTGGCCAGGAGACGTCCAGATATAGTCCTGTGTGGCCGTACGATTTTGGGTTGCCCTCCTCCAAAGGGCCAACAATTGGAAGATCATTATTTTGGTGCAATCCATCCCAGGGTATTGGCCTACATGGACGATGTGGAAATAGAAATGCATAAGCTCGGTATAGCCGTGAAGACAAGGCATGACGAAACTGCACCATGTCAGTTCGAATTTGCGCCACAATTTACCGAGGCAAATCTAGCAACTGACCAAAACCAAATAATGATGACTCTAATGAAAAGGATAGCTCGCCATCACAATTTGCGTTTGCTGTTACACGAAAAGCCCTTTGCCGGAATAAACGGCAGCGGCAAACATACAAACGTATCGCTTTTGGACAGCGAAGGTTTTAATTTATTAGAGCCATCAAATAATCAACGCAGAAATGTGCAATTTCTTGCTTTTTTGGGAGCCTTGATCTTGGGGGTATCAAAATATAGCTCCCTGCTTAGGGCATCTGTCGCTTCCCCCGGCAATATGCACAGATTGGGCGGATTTGAAGCACCTCCCGCGATAATGAGCATCTATCTCGGAAATACCCTCACAGACGTTTTAGACCGCTTAGAGGAGGGCTTTCCCGAAGAGATCCCGACGAGCGGGATGATGGATTTGGGATTAAACAAACTGCCGTCCATTAAAAAGGAAAACTCCGATCGAAACCGCACTGCTCCGCTTGCATTTACCGGCAACAAGTTCGAATTTCGTGCAACGGGGGCATCCCAATCCATCGCAGGGCCACTTACTATGCTACTTGCCATATGGGCTTGGGGCATTGAAGAGATAACAAACAGGATCGAAAGTCGACTTGGCAGCAGCGATATCACTGACGCTACCCTTGATGTCCTACGTGGTGTAGCGAAAGAAAGCGCCAATGTACGATTTGAAGGGAATTGTTATGACGAATCATGGCATGAAGAGGCTGTCCGGAGAGGACTTCCCATCGCAAATACGACGCCGGAGGCGTTATCATATTACCTGATCCCGGAAAACAGAGAACTTCTTTCGAATTTGGGGATAATGACGGACAGAGAGATCACCGCCTACTACGAGACACGCCTCGAGCAATACATAAAGACCGTCGACGTAGAAATGGCCGTTATGGAAGATATGATACGTAGAGGAATATTGCCCAGCATATCCAAACAAATCACCCAGGAGGGTAATGCTTTCGAAAGGGCAATAAGCTTATACGATGAAGACTTCGAGTGTTGGAGAGGACAAATAAGGTCTCTATGTGAAACCAAAGAGCAATTAATTAAAAAACTAAAAGAACTGGGTCAATTTCGTAAGAAGATCTCAGAGACAAACCTCGATGAAAGTGCATCGCTGATGACACATGACGGTTTAAAGCTGATGAATGAAATTCGTGCCCTAAGCGACGCAGCGGAGGCATGGATAAGCGATGACATTCAACCATATCCGCCGTACAGGGATTTACTTGTGATACAATAG
- a CDS encoding outer membrane protein assembly factor BamB family protein codes for MKRSRSLMIMMLCISLFFVLSCAASAFAYPARGDLQNTGNFPIKTLPRGIFAWKFDTGSKVTGAPIVDENMVYAANHNGEVYALSISNGSVKWKFQCDGSILGSVAVDKDRVYVGTFAQRVYALDKRTGSAIWSTKVDGPILAGLAISDNTVYVGCNDGSFYAINAKDGKHKWQVKAYRGFQNMPAFAEGFVFVGSFGGRFHALDPKSGSERWGGNTEGPMRGAPLYANGRVYYVTDNGYVHAVKLKGVIPIWHKNVGAPLGSSPAYVDKVLYIGGQDGKLYAVNADSGNVIWSFEAGGPIGSSPVHAGGVLYFGSNDANLYAVDLKGNLLWKYESNGDIVADPALGEGMVVFATMRGSVYAIK; via the coding sequence ATGAAAAGATCAAGATCTTTGATGATTATGATGCTGTGCATCTCTTTATTTTTTGTATTAAGTTGTGCTGCCAGCGCCTTTGCATATCCGGCAAGGGGTGATTTGCAAAACACCGGCAATTTTCCAATAAAGACATTGCCACGTGGTATATTTGCTTGGAAATTCGATACGGGATCAAAGGTGACGGGTGCCCCGATCGTGGATGAGAACATGGTTTATGCGGCAAATCATAACGGAGAGGTTTACGCTTTGAGCATATCAAACGGAAGCGTGAAGTGGAAATTTCAGTGCGACGGATCTATTTTGGGTTCTGTTGCCGTAGATAAAGACAGGGTTTACGTAGGGACCTTTGCTCAAAGGGTGTATGCTCTGGACAAGCGCACGGGATCGGCGATTTGGAGCACTAAAGTCGATGGTCCGATACTTGCGGGGCTTGCGATTTCCGACAATACGGTATATGTAGGTTGCAATGACGGCAGCTTTTACGCGATAAACGCTAAAGACGGCAAACATAAATGGCAGGTAAAGGCCTATAGGGGATTTCAAAACATGCCGGCCTTTGCTGAAGGGTTTGTATTTGTCGGAAGCTTTGGCGGTCGATTTCATGCTCTTGATCCAAAAAGCGGTAGCGAACGATGGGGAGGCAATACAGAGGGTCCTATGAGAGGAGCTCCTTTATACGCTAACGGAAGGGTTTATTACGTTACGGATAATGGTTATGTGCATGCGGTCAAACTTAAAGGTGTTATACCAATATGGCATAAAAATGTAGGCGCTCCATTGGGCTCCTCTCCTGCATATGTGGATAAGGTACTTTACATTGGCGGACAGGACGGCAAGTTGTACGCAGTAAATGCAGACTCAGGAAATGTCATTTGGAGTTTTGAAGCTGGCGGTCCAATAGGTTCATCGCCGGTCCATGCAGGAGGAGTGCTTTATTTTGGTAGCAATGATGCTAATCTATATGCCGTTGACTTAAAGGGAAATTTACTTTGGAAATATGAGTCTAACGGTGATATAGTAGCCGATCCGGCTTTAGGCGAGGGTATGGTCGTTTTTGCAACTATGCGTGGTAGCGTATATGCCATAAAGTGA